The following nucleotide sequence is from Streptomyces pactum.
CCGGCGCCGGCGCGGCACCGGCCCCGACGTGCCGCACCCCGCCGACGACGACCACGACTGGGCGCTCATCCGGCTCGGCGCGCCCGGTGTCGTCCGCGGCATCGTCGTGGACACCGCCCACTTCCGCGGCAACTACCCGCAGGCGGTGAGCGTGGAGGCCACCTCGGTGCCCGGCTCGCCGTCGCCGGAGGACCTCCTCGCCGACGACGTGGAGTGGACCGTGCTGGTGCCGCGCACCCCGGTCGGCGGCCACGCGGCGAACGGCTTCACCGTGGACTGCGAACGCCGCTTCACCCACCTGCGGCTCAAGCAGCACCCCGACGGCGGCATCGCCCGGCTGCGGGTGTACGGCGAGGTGGCCCCGGCGCCCGAGTGGCTCGCCGCCCTCGGCACCTTCGACCTGGTGGCGCTGGAGAACGGCGGTGCGGTCGAGGACGCCTCGGACCGCTTCTACTCGCCGCCCACCAACACCATCCAGCCCGGCCGTTCGCGGAAGATGGACGACGGCTGGGAGACCCGCCGCCGCCGGGACAAGGGCAACGACTGGGTGCGCTACCGGCTCACCGAGCAGGCCGAGATCCGCGCCGTGGAGATCGACACCGGCTATCTGAAGGGCAACTCGGCGGGCTGGGCCGCGCTGTACGCGCTGGACGCCACGAGCGGAGCCGACCCGGCCGACCACACCACCGGCTGGGTCGAGATCCTGCCCCGCACCCGGCTCCAGCCCGACACCGTGCACCGCTTCCTGCCGGCGGACGCGCCCGCCGCCACGCACGTACGGATCGACATCTTCCCCGACGGCGGCATCGCCCGGCTCCGGCTGCACGGTGCGCTCACCGCCGACGGCGCCGAGCGGCTCGCCGCCCGCCACGCCGAACTGGAGGGCTGAGCCGCCACCGCGGACCGGAGAAACGTTCCGTCGCTGGTCGGCCGGTCGGCCGGTCGGCCCGCGGCGGGCGTTCCCGCCGCGGGTGGGGCCCGGCCGGCGCGGGCGGGCGTCCCCCACGGGCTGAGCAACCC
It contains:
- the alc gene encoding allantoicase, which codes for MTAAIPSFTGDASPYGGGDPYADYRTPGPSGFPFAHLADLADRRLGAGVIAANDEFFAERENLLKPEAAHFDPEAFGHKGKIMDGWETRRRRGTGPDVPHPADDDHDWALIRLGAPGVVRGIVVDTAHFRGNYPQAVSVEATSVPGSPSPEDLLADDVEWTVLVPRTPVGGHAANGFTVDCERRFTHLRLKQHPDGGIARLRVYGEVAPAPEWLAALGTFDLVALENGGAVEDASDRFYSPPTNTIQPGRSRKMDDGWETRRRRDKGNDWVRYRLTEQAEIRAVEIDTGYLKGNSAGWAALYALDATSGADPADHTTGWVEILPRTRLQPDTVHRFLPADAPAATHVRIDIFPDGGIARLRLHGALTADGAERLAARHAELEG